The Elaeis guineensis isolate ETL-2024a chromosome 14, EG11, whole genome shotgun sequence genome has a segment encoding these proteins:
- the LOC105036701 gene encoding pathogenesis-related protein 1 — MSPSTWTLEIESPAPAARLFKAVLDWHNLAPKLLPNIVASAVGVQGDGSIGSVRQINFTSAMPFGYVKERLDFVDFDKFECKQSLVEGGDLGKKIESASSQFKFEQTSNAGCVCKVVTTYKPLPGVENKDEVAKGKEAVTGIIKAAEAYLLANPGAYA; from the exons ATGAGTCCCTCCACTTGGACCCTCGAGATCGAGTCCCCGGCCCCCGCCGCAAGGCTGTTCAAGGCGGTCCTCGACTGGCACAACTTGGCCCCTAAGCTCCTACCTAACATTGTTGCAAGCGCCGTTGGTGTCCAAGGTGATGGCAGTATCGGGAGCGTCAGGCAGATCAACTTCACTTCAG CAATGCCATTTGGCTATGTGAAGGAGCGCCTAGACTTCGTGGACTTTGACAAGTTTGAGTGCAAGCAAAGCCTGGTCGAAGGCGGTGATCTCGGGAAGAAGATTGAATCAGCCTCGTCCCAGTTCAAGTTCGAGCAAACCAGCAATGCAGGATGTGTGTGCAAGGTGGTGACAACCTATAAGCCACTACCAGGAGTTGAGAACAAGGATGAGGTAGCCAAGGGAAAGGAAGCGGTGACCGGCATCATCAAGGCAGCAGAGGCCTACCTCCTGGCCAACCCTGGTGCCTACGCTTGA